A genomic stretch from Narcine bancroftii isolate sNarBan1 chromosome 9, sNarBan1.hap1, whole genome shotgun sequence includes:
- the LOC138743169 gene encoding palmitoyltransferase ZDHHC12-like isoform X1 translates to MKMEEYFDFCELDVELQRERDDHQDLNAEADNTVFPQAGPSSNKFSHLLLMTWDLIYGAQKQSRIAIFTYFLMIVGWGYPVYIFMAISMDWKELWSYHLIFILCNLAMWFYYLDASLSDPGNLARYTEQYNQVMRQIIKNKQDSGQLSAKNLCHACQLVRPLRSNHCPATKRCVAHFDHYCSVIYNAVGYKNRSVFFIFLVLLALNCWMATFLGAAWLQRFGFHLPMMFAFLVLLASTLVVSLRACFTLALAMLNLTAYEVQHCHELDYLQRRGGRIKNPFHQDMKLSLLEFFHFIDPLSDREIKEHLQHHLV, encoded by the exons GACTTTTGCGAGCTGGATGTGGAACTGCAGAGAGAAAGGGATGATCATCAAGACCTAAATGCTGAGGCAGATAATACAGTTTTCCCTCAAGCTGGTCCATCTTCCAATAAATTCAGCCACCTGCTTCTGATGACATG GGATTTAATCTATGGTGCACAGAAGCAGAGTAGAATTGCAATCTTCACCTACTTTCTGATGATTGTGGGATGGGGATATCCTGTGTACATCTTTATG GCTATCTCAATGGACTGGAAGGAGCTCTGGAGCTATCACCTGATCTTCATTCTCTGTAACCTTGCCATGTGGTTTTACTACTTGGACGCCTCACTATCAGATCCAGGGAACCTGGCACGATACACAGAGCAGTATAACCAAGTCATGAGACAG ATCATTAAGAACAAACAAGATTCAGGTCAACTGTCAGCAAAGAATCTGTGTCACGCCTGTCAGCTTGTCCGACCACTGCGATCTAATCACTGCCCTGCAACAAAACGCTGTGTGGCACACTTTGATCACTACTGCTCCGTTATTTACAATGCTGTCGGATACAAGAATAG AtctgttttcttcatctttctggTCCTCCTTGCACTGAATTGCTGGATGGCAACATTTTTGGGTGCAGCGTGGCTTCAAAGATTTGGATTCCACCTGCCTATGATGTTTGCTTTTCTTGTTCTGCTGGCCAGCACACTTGTGGTGTCTCTGCGCGCGTGCTTCACG CTGGCCCTGGCGATGTTGAACCTGACAGCCTACGAAGTACAACACTGTCATGAACTTGACtacctgcagagaagaggtggccGCATTAAGAACCCCTTTCACCAAGATATGAAGCTCAGTTTGTTGGAGTTCTTCCACTTTATTGACCCTTTGAGTGACAGGGAGATCAAGGAACACCTGCAACACCACTTGGTGTGA
- the LOC138743169 gene encoding palmitoyltransferase ZDHHC12-like isoform X2, translating into MTWDLIYGAQKQSRIAIFTYFLMIVGWGYPVYIFMAISMDWKELWSYHLIFILCNLAMWFYYLDASLSDPGNLARYTEQYNQVMRQIIKNKQDSGQLSAKNLCHACQLVRPLRSNHCPATKRCVAHFDHYCSVIYNAVGYKNRSVFFIFLVLLALNCWMATFLGAAWLQRFGFHLPMMFAFLVLLASTLVVSLRACFTLALAMLNLTAYEVQHCHELDYLQRRGGRIKNPFHQDMKLSLLEFFHFIDPLSDREIKEHLQHHLV; encoded by the exons ATGACATG GGATTTAATCTATGGTGCACAGAAGCAGAGTAGAATTGCAATCTTCACCTACTTTCTGATGATTGTGGGATGGGGATATCCTGTGTACATCTTTATG GCTATCTCAATGGACTGGAAGGAGCTCTGGAGCTATCACCTGATCTTCATTCTCTGTAACCTTGCCATGTGGTTTTACTACTTGGACGCCTCACTATCAGATCCAGGGAACCTGGCACGATACACAGAGCAGTATAACCAAGTCATGAGACAG ATCATTAAGAACAAACAAGATTCAGGTCAACTGTCAGCAAAGAATCTGTGTCACGCCTGTCAGCTTGTCCGACCACTGCGATCTAATCACTGCCCTGCAACAAAACGCTGTGTGGCACACTTTGATCACTACTGCTCCGTTATTTACAATGCTGTCGGATACAAGAATAG AtctgttttcttcatctttctggTCCTCCTTGCACTGAATTGCTGGATGGCAACATTTTTGGGTGCAGCGTGGCTTCAAAGATTTGGATTCCACCTGCCTATGATGTTTGCTTTTCTTGTTCTGCTGGCCAGCACACTTGTGGTGTCTCTGCGCGCGTGCTTCACG CTGGCCCTGGCGATGTTGAACCTGACAGCCTACGAAGTACAACACTGTCATGAACTTGACtacctgcagagaagaggtggccGCATTAAGAACCCCTTTCACCAAGATATGAAGCTCAGTTTGTTGGAGTTCTTCCACTTTATTGACCCTTTGAGTGACAGGGAGATCAAGGAACACCTGCAACACCACTTGGTGTGA